From a single Calothrix sp. NIES-2098 genomic region:
- a CDS encoding HlyD family secretion protein yields MVTQRNNLFRKQALERSSSPERLDQIMQVVSPMSWLPLAALGTLVAAGLAWSVLGRIPITVEGRGVLVYPSKVVPLQFPAVEGKLKNVNVRVGDFVKQGQVIATIDQDDLHKQLLQQQAKLAELEAQDLNANSLQGQRSDLELKAIAQQRSGLQQRLSESQSLSPIIRDKDLGAIAQQRTNLQERWQEAKALAPTLRDRLERRKALKAEGAISADQVLEAQQTYLDSIAKIANIESQLKQLDINQVQAEKSYRENLSQITDIQTQLKQLDAKEKTLSEQNFQNTINRTNQIQDLKRGIAELQRKLTGSSEIKSDRTGRILELTITSGQLLPPGSRIGAIEAQESSAKLLGVTFLPVSEGKKVQKGMKLQITPTTVKRERFGGIVGTITNVSPFPVTKEAAASLVGNPDLVGSLVSSEPQIQVLAELQPDASTFSGYQWSSSTGPQMKMSPGTTTSVRITVEEQAPITFVLPILKSWSGIY; encoded by the coding sequence ATGGTGACTCAAAGAAACAACTTATTTCGGAAACAAGCGCTAGAACGTTCCTCTTCTCCAGAACGTTTAGACCAAATCATGCAAGTAGTAAGTCCAATGAGTTGGCTACCTTTGGCGGCTTTAGGGACTTTAGTTGCAGCTGGGCTGGCCTGGAGTGTTTTGGGTCGGATTCCCATTACTGTAGAAGGCAGGGGCGTGCTTGTTTATCCTAGCAAAGTTGTACCTTTGCAGTTTCCGGCAGTGGAAGGGAAGTTAAAGAATGTCAATGTGCGTGTTGGCGATTTTGTGAAGCAAGGACAAGTTATTGCCACCATCGACCAAGACGACTTACACAAGCAACTGCTTCAGCAGCAAGCTAAACTGGCAGAATTGGAAGCCCAAGACCTCAACGCTAATTCACTTCAAGGTCAGCGTAGTGACTTGGAACTTAAAGCGATCGCCCAACAACGTTCAGGTTTACAACAACGGCTAAGTGAAAGTCAATCCTTAAGTCCGATTATCCGCGATAAAGACCTCGGCGCGATCGCCCAGCAAAGAACTAACTTACAGGAACGCTGGCAAGAAGCCAAAGCTTTAGCTCCTACCCTCAGAGATAGACTAGAACGCCGCAAAGCTCTAAAAGCTGAAGGTGCAATTTCCGCCGACCAAGTATTAGAAGCACAACAAACTTATCTCGATAGCATTGCGAAAATTGCCAATATCGAAAGCCAATTAAAACAACTCGATATTAACCAAGTTCAAGCCGAAAAATCTTACCGCGAGAACCTCAGCCAAATTACCGATATCCAAACTCAGTTAAAACAACTGGATGCTAAGGAAAAAACTCTCAGCGAACAAAATTTTCAAAATACCATTAACCGGACAAATCAAATTCAGGATTTGAAACGGGGAATTGCGGAATTGCAAAGAAAATTAACAGGTAGTAGCGAGATCAAGAGCGATCGCACTGGACGCATTTTAGAATTAACTATAACTTCCGGACAACTGCTTCCTCCCGGCAGCCGCATCGGTGCTATCGAAGCGCAAGAATCCTCCGCCAAGTTGTTAGGCGTAACATTTTTACCAGTGAGTGAAGGTAAAAAAGTACAAAAAGGCATGAAGTTACAAATCACTCCAACTACAGTCAAGCGGGAACGATTTGGTGGTATTGTCGGAACTATTACCAATGTTTCACCCTTCCCCGTGACTAAAGAAGCCGCAGCCAGTTTAGTTGGGAATCCCGATCTTGTTGGCAGTCTGGTAAGTTCAGAACCACAAATCCAAGTTTTAGCAGAACTCCAGCCAGATGCATCTACCTTTAGCGGCTATCAGTGGTCATCTTCCACCGGGCCACAAATGAAAATGTCTCCCGGAACTACCACTTCTGTCAGAATCACAGTCGAAGAACAAGCGCCCATCACCTTTGTGTTACCTATCTTAAAATCCTGGAGTGGGATTTATTGA
- a CDS encoding cyclic nucleotide-binding protein has product MDQGEQSIPTQLAISDFGYLQPPLKPSRPYHPQGVKCMREVLLKELSNSDIDWMLTTGTKEEIAPGKVLIRQGEPVNALYILLDGELLVSLSQPDNNPLGRAFAALEGGEMTGREIARLSSGDMVGEIPFLDTYLPSTTVKAVTKSVVLEIPQQQLATKLKEDISFAAHLYRASAILLSDRLEQIVSQLGHSTLVLSQPQLREILFIFAELRDSDIDWLVVAGTVSKVPAGTVLIQAGRPVEALHILLEGKLTLSASEDDRNPLARAFSSLEGGESPEREFARLSRGDIVGETPFIEAPPPSFSVKALEDSWVLSIPQWRLAAKLLHDLPFAARFYRVLAVLLADKQRAIVSSLGYGRLSYSKDKSLDDSQEYENELSSDFLAQVALAGARFDWMLKRIRRS; this is encoded by the coding sequence ATGGATCAAGGTGAACAGAGCATACCAACTCAGCTTGCAATTTCTGATTTTGGATACTTGCAACCACCACTAAAACCCTCCCGCCCTTACCACCCTCAGGGAGTTAAATGTATGAGAGAAGTTCTGCTAAAGGAACTGAGTAATAGCGATATCGACTGGATGCTGACGACAGGTACAAAAGAAGAAATTGCCCCAGGCAAAGTTCTCATTCGCCAAGGCGAACCTGTAAATGCACTATATATTTTATTGGATGGAGAATTATTAGTTTCTCTTTCTCAGCCAGATAATAATCCTTTGGGTCGTGCGTTTGCTGCCCTAGAAGGTGGAGAAATGACAGGGCGTGAGATTGCGAGATTATCGAGTGGCGATATGGTAGGAGAAATTCCTTTTCTCGATACCTATCTACCCTCTACCACTGTGAAGGCGGTTACTAAGTCAGTTGTCTTAGAAATTCCGCAACAGCAGTTGGCGACAAAATTAAAAGAAGATATCAGTTTCGCCGCGCATCTTTATCGCGCTAGTGCGATTCTTTTATCCGACAGGCTAGAACAAATCGTCAGTCAGCTAGGTCATAGCACGCTTGTTCTCAGCCAGCCGCAACTTAGAGAAATTTTATTTATCTTTGCAGAATTACGCGATAGTGATATTGATTGGTTAGTTGTCGCCGGGACAGTGAGCAAAGTTCCTGCGGGAACTGTACTCATTCAGGCGGGTAGACCGGTCGAGGCGCTACATATTTTATTAGAAGGGAAATTAACACTTTCAGCTTCCGAAGACGATCGCAATCCTTTAGCTAGGGCTTTTTCTAGTTTAGAAGGTGGCGAATCTCCCGAACGAGAGTTTGCGAGATTATCGCGCGGCGACATTGTGGGCGAAACGCCTTTTATAGAAGCACCGCCGCCTTCATTTTCTGTGAAAGCTTTAGAAGATTCTTGGGTATTATCGATTCCGCAATGGCGACTTGCGGCAAAACTTTTACACGATTTACCGTTTGCGGCACGTTTTTACCGAGTACTTGCAGTCTTGCTAGCAGATAAACAACGCGCGATCGTTAGTAGCCTGGGTTATGGCAGACTCAGTTACAGCAAGGATAAATCTTTGGATGACAGCCAGGAATATGAAAACGAACTGAGTTCTGATTTTTTAGCCCAAGTGGCGTTGGCTGGAGCCAGATTTGATTGGATGCTGAAAAGAATTCGGCGGAGTTAA